Proteins from a single region of Gossypium arboreum isolate Shixiya-1 chromosome 1, ASM2569848v2, whole genome shotgun sequence:
- the LOC108480994 gene encoding sodium/hydrogen exchanger 6-like: protein MGISPAESGSPEKEQQAAGVGILLQIMMLVLSFVLGHVLRRHKFYYLPEASASLLIGLIVGGLANISNTETSIRAWFNFHEEFFFLFLLPPIIFQSGFSLSAKPFFSNFGAIVTFAILGTFIASVVTGVLVYIGGRMYLMYGLPFVECLMFGALISATDPVTVLSIFQELGTDTNLYALVFGESVLNDAMAISLYRTMSIVRKHASSAQNFFMVIFRFLETFVGSMSAGVGVGFVSALLFKYAGLDVDNLQNLECCLFVLFPYFSYMLAEGLGLSGIVSILFTAIVMKHYSYSNLSENSQQFVSDFFHLISSLAETFTFIYMGFDIAMEKHSWSHLGFIFFSIIFIVVARAANVFSCAYLVNLVRPVNRQIPLKHQKALWYSGLRGAMAFALALQSVHDLPEGRGQIIFTATTAIVVLSVLLIGGSTGTMLEALHVVGDGHDSHLGESFDVNNGYVAPSFKEDGTSGNGIKMKLKEFHKRTSSFTALDRNYLTPFFTGQNEDDEGGEALLDERISSSKRGGFLGQ, encoded by the exons ATGGGAATTTCACCGGCGGAAAGCGGAAGTCCCGAAAAGGAGCAGCAAGCCGCTGGAGTGGGGATTCTCCTTCAAATTATGATGCTCGTCCTTTCATTCGTCCTCGGCCATGTCCTTCGCCGTCACAAGTTCTACTATCTCCCTGAGGCCAGCGCTTCTTTGCTTATCG GTTTAATTGTTGGTGGACTTGCTAACATCTCCAACACTGAAACAAGCATCAG GGCGTGGTTCAATTTCCATGAGGAATTCTTCTTCCTATTTCTCTTACCTCCAATAATCTT TCAATCAGGTTTCAGCTTATCAGCT AAACCCTTTTTCTCTAACTTTGGAGCCATTGTCACATTTGCTATTTTAGGGACTTTTATAGCTTCAGTTGTTACAGGAGTTTTAGT CTATATTGGTGGTCGCATGTACCTCATGTACGGACTTCCTTTTGTTGAATGCCTAATGTTTGGTGCTCTTATATCAGCAACCGACCCTGTTACTGTTCTTTCCATATTTCAG GAACTTGGCACTGATACGAACCTTTATGCTTTGGTGTTTGGAGAATCTGTTTTAAATGATGCT ATGGCAATATCTTTGTACAG GACAATGTCCATTGTAAGAAAGCATGCATCATCTGCGCAAAACTTCTTTATGGTGATTTTTAGGTTTCTCGAGACCTTTGTTGGCTCTATGTCTGCAG GTGTTGGAGTTGGATTTGTTTCTGCTCTA CTCTTTAAGTATGCTGGATTAGATGTTGACAA TCTTCAAAACTTGGAGTGCTgtctttttgttctttttcctTATTTCTC GTACATGCTTGCGGAAGGACTTGGCCTCTCTGGTATCGTGTCAATATTGTTCACAGCAATT gtGATGAAGCACTACAGTTACTCAAATTTGTCAGAAAATTCTCAGCAATTTGTATCTGATTTTTTTCACTTAATCTCATCACTGGCTGAGACTTTTAC ATTTATTTACATGGGTTTTGATATTGCCATGGAAAAGCACAGCTGGTCGCATTTGGGGTTTATCTTTTTCTCAATT ATATTTATTGTAGTTGCCAG GGCAGCCAATGTCTTTTCTTGTGCATATCTGGTCAATTTGGTTCGTCCTGTCAATAGGCAAATACCTTTAAAACACCAAAAAGCACTTTGGTACAGTG gaCTTCGAGGAGCAATGGCTTTTGCCCTTGCTCTGCAATCTGTTCATGATCTTCCAGAAGGACGTGGTCAGATTATATTCACTGCAACAACTGCCATAGTTGTTTTGTCG GTTTTGTTAATTGGAGGTTCAACAGGTACGATGCTAGAAGCTCTGCATGTTGTTGGAGATGGCCACGACAGTCACTTAGGTGAA AGCTTTGATGTTAATAATGGATATGTTGCTCCATCTTTTAAGGAAGATGGAACATCCGGAAACGGAATAAAGATGAAACTGAAAGAATTCCACAAAAG AACATCATCGTTCACTGCATTAGATAGGAATTACCTCACTCCATTTTTCACTGGCCAGAATGAAGATGATGAGGGAGGAG AAGCTTTATTAGATGAGCGGATTTCGAGTTCTAAAAGGGGAGGGTTTCTTGGCCAATAG